The following nucleotide sequence is from Trifolium pratense cultivar HEN17-A07 linkage group LG2, ARS_RC_1.1, whole genome shotgun sequence.
TGTAGTTGAATGTAACAATGTTCAATATCTCAGTCTACATCTTCCATTGAGTTATAGATTTGCTTCTACCATTATCAGTAGTAGAACTCTAGTTGTTCTTAAGCTTCAAACTATCTATATGGATGAAGTTTCTCCTTCTAGATTTCCCTCACTCAAAACCTTACATTTGAATGATAtcttgtttaataaaaattcagatTTTATGCTGTTTCTAGATGGATGTCCGGTTCTTGAAaatctagaaatatcttttatataCATCAAGTCTATTAATCAAAGTGATTTTGAACACTTTGAAAGCAGCTCAAGCTTAACAAAGTTGAACAAAGCATATATTGAAGGCTGCGGTTGCCACTTTCCGATGAAACTGCTTTCATATTTGGAGTTTCTTCACATACAACTTTCAAAGGTTTGTTTGATTATATATTATGCATGCCAATGGAAAATgtttctaattttaattttggggAATTTTGCTATAATTTCTAATACTTTGTCTTTCTACGTCGATATAGGATATTTACACAACTGACGTATATGATTTTCCTACATTCCATAATTTGACACACTTGGTGCTCCAATGTGATTGGGATATAGTTGTACAAGTTCTCCAACACTGCCCTAAGCTTCAAAATTTTGAACTTTATCAGGTCTGTTAAATTTAAGAATCATATTTGATTTATGTTTTCTTCTCAGCATACTTTTATGTATTGCTTTATCTCATATGTATTATGTATATTAACAGAACTTACTCGATCGCCGgaaaaatgatgaagaaaattGGGCAGATTCAGACTTTGTTCCAGATTGCCTTTCATTAAACCTTACGACTTGCACTATTCGGGACTTTGCATTTGCAGACCTACAGAGTCACATTATGTTAGCAGgatttattttgaagaatgcaAGAGTTTTAGAAACCATGACAATCTGGTGCAGCAGGGAACTGTCCGAAATAGAAAGACAGTTATCTGCATGTCCAAGGGCTTCTGCAACATGtcaactttatttttattttcaatttgtcGATGACATATATTATAAGGATATATAAGTAGTAGCAGTTTCTTAATCTTAATGACTGTTGTTTCATTAGCTTCTACCATGTGCAATTATTGGATTTGGTGGTTTGAACTTTGAGCTTTGACTTTGTTTCATTAGCTTATATTTAACTGATTTAGTTTGAACTTGTCATTGGGGAAAATCTTTGGTGATTAAAATTGTTAACAACTACACTAAGCACAAGATATgtaaaaagtatataaaaaagCAATACAAAGAGTCATAACAAGATCAATACACTGAAGATATATAAAAGACCAATGCAGCAAAATCGATCAATCCCCGAAAACAGCCAACACTGTTGATAGTGAAGGGATAAGACAGTTGCTTGTGTAACAAGCCAACTGTCAAGTAGTGTTAGTTAGTTACTTAATTAGTTTCACATGTCGTTACGCAGGTGCATAGCATTATTGACTATATTGGATGGAAGCCACCAGATGTCGGATGGACGAAGTTAAATACCGATGGTGCTTATAAAGATATGAGAATAGCCGGGTGTGGTGGCTTATTGCGTGATAACCATAGGGAATGGATTGGTGGTTTCTCAAAATTCCTTGGCACATGTAGTGAGTTATGTGGCTGAACTATGGGGTGTGGTGGAAGGTTTGAAGTATGTATGAAGGATGGGATTTCGTCAAGTGGAGCTTAATGTTGATTCGGTTGCGGTTGTCCAAGTTATTAGGGAAGGAAGAACTCATAGTGCTATGGGATATTctttggtgaagaaaattcaagTATTATGTCATTAGCTTGGGAAATTTCACACTCTTATAGAGAAACTAATAAGTGTGCGGATGTTTTGGCTAACATTGAATGCTCGTCGGTTGGTAACACTTTTTTATGAGGTTGTCTGATCAAATTAGGCA
It contains:
- the LOC123904554 gene encoding FBD-associated F-box protein At5g56370-like, yielding MDEVSPSRFPSLKTLHLNDILFNKNSDFMLFLDGCPVLENLEISFIYIKSINQSDFEHFESSSSLTKLNKAYIEGCGCHFPMKLLSYLEFLHIQLSKDIYTTDVYDFPTFHNLTHLVLQCDWDIVVQVLQHCPKLQNFELYQNLLDRRKNDEENWADSDFVPDCLSLNLTTCTIRDFAFADLQSHIMLAGFILKNARVLETMTIWCSRELSEIERQLSACPRASATCQLYFYFQFVDDIYYKDI